A stretch of Chitinispirillales bacterium ANBcel5 DNA encodes these proteins:
- a CDS encoding CapA family protein has protein sequence MLLNILLLIILFLFLFSVAYTYYPFKKPWLTESDYSRRNSPWWELYYASKYLNPVRRAANTYVRDIFSKTVATDNKNERLTESRKIVLKTVGDLMCRRDLIGKGGEGLWAHTGSFVFDCDYSIANLEFAVNPDNVIEKLLRFSVTADHAKPLLGDTRYGFFDHVSIANNHINDSFSRGILSTCNYLDEMKISMIPVLFMRR, from the coding sequence ATGCTACTGAATATCTTATTACTGATTATCTTGTTTTTGTTTCTATTTTCTGTTGCTTATACCTATTACCCTTTTAAAAAACCATGGCTGACCGAAAGTGACTATAGTCGTAGAAACTCTCCGTGGTGGGAGCTTTATTATGCTTCAAAATATCTTAATCCTGTGCGTAGAGCTGCAAATACTTATGTAAGGGACATATTCAGTAAGACTGTAGCTACAGATAATAAGAATGAACGACTCACAGAATCAAGAAAAATAGTATTAAAAACTGTGGGTGATTTAATGTGCAGAAGAGATTTGATTGGTAAGGGAGGAGAGGGGTTGTGGGCACATACAGGATCCTTTGTGTTTGATTGTGATTATTCCATAGCTAACCTGGAATTTGCGGTAAATCCGGACAATGTTATTGAAAAACTACTGAGATTTTCTGTTACAGCTGATCATGCAAAACCGCTTCTTGGTGATACGCGCTACGGCTTTTTTGATCACGTTTCCATTGCAAATAATCACATAAACGACTCATTTTCCCGGGGGATACTTTCAACCTGTAACTATCTTGATGAGATGAAAATCAGTATGATCCCAGTCTTATTTATGCGCAGATAG
- a CDS encoding bifunctional nuclease family protein, which translates to MLVQVEIASFAVDPGKNSPLILLKESGGARSIAVPIGPLEASAIAMQSLQVESQKPLTIDLVKIVIEQLGATLSRVVVYDFSEQVFLARLQVLTEKSVKFIECRPCDAISLALRCKCPIFVADSVFTKTQSGSSLSDADNLKKHISSLDTLEFGRYVLE; encoded by the coding sequence ATGTTGGTACAGGTTGAAATCGCGTCATTTGCGGTTGATCCGGGAAAAAACTCACCTCTGATTCTATTAAAAGAAAGTGGAGGGGCAAGGTCGATAGCAGTACCTATAGGGCCCCTTGAGGCCAGTGCTATAGCAATGCAGTCGCTTCAGGTCGAGTCTCAGAAACCACTAACCATCGACCTGGTTAAAATTGTCATTGAACAGCTCGGAGCAACGTTGTCACGTGTGGTGGTATATGATTTTTCTGAGCAGGTATTTTTAGCTCGTCTTCAGGTTTTAACTGAAAAATCGGTAAAATTCATAGAATGCAGACCCTGTGATGCAATTAGTCTTGCATTAAGGTGTAAGTGTCCTATATTTGTAGCTGACTCGGTTTTCACAAAAACTCAGTCAGGTAGCAGCCTTTCTGATGCAGATAATTTAAAGAAACATATTTCTTCTCTCGATACTTTAGAATTTGGCAGATATGTACTGGAGTAA
- a CDS encoding MMPL family transporter, which yields MLANHLIDYLIKYRKLTWIVIFALTLFFSYHCTKIQVDNDTFKAIPPNLEAMLDYQRLEEEFPSPYNIIFIAQFDQGSLIEKTDSIMNWSQRLSQISGITHINGLHTVQIPVRGGFLGMSSDYLIPRDESLDSEMLRTRFRENKELINLFISDDESLMGMVLALAEDADRNAVMDGVLSLTEDINQSQFITTYVASEGAVSYFIDKIMKRDFSILLPICFLVVSFLLYNVFKRKLFVVAALSVNFVALIWTFGILGLTGTSFSVVTSIIPVILFPIGVANAIHLLRTYLRLKPQNKSTSAALKQTYSELIVPCLLTSLTTSTGFFSFSLSPISWIRVFGIFTGLAVILTFLFNMILIPLFVYHDMEKPLKQSNNDAKKIRGGELWNPFISFSTKGKWRFALLPVIIIFIIVGVSKVNVETNYLSMLPADSPLRQSDDFISEHFGGTRFFSVVLNSGDKLDSKEKWSQIESMSEHISSIEGVGTVSSVLPLMRRVSMLLSDKPLSNPAIAFITGSGSLSGRQFQQFVNNWVSSDRTKARLSVTALNMPGIEALDITREIENYISSEYPDWEVFISGPAILNETMANVLIDTQISSLLLTFFPVFFCLIILFRSFRAGMFAIFPIIVSTACVYAIMGVLGVTINMVTVVVMNTCVGIGIDYSIHFLSGYLYSSSKLPFKEALREALDRKGTSIAFNTIVVGVGFLVLSFSSFPPVRDFGILVFVSMFISAAFSILFITILISLFGIKSGPLFSGGNQ from the coding sequence ATGTTGGCCAACCACCTGATTGACTATTTAATAAAGTATCGTAAGCTTACCTGGATAGTGATATTTGCCCTAACACTCTTTTTTTCCTATCACTGCACTAAAATACAGGTCGATAATGATACATTCAAAGCTATTCCGCCAAATCTTGAAGCAATGCTGGATTACCAGAGGCTTGAAGAGGAGTTTCCAAGTCCCTATAATATCATCTTTATTGCGCAATTCGATCAAGGCTCACTTATAGAAAAGACCGACTCAATCATGAATTGGTCACAACGACTTTCTCAAATAAGTGGGATTACTCATATAAACGGGTTACATACAGTCCAGATACCTGTAAGGGGTGGATTTCTGGGCATGAGCAGTGATTATTTAATTCCCAGAGACGAATCTCTCGACTCAGAAATGCTTAGGACACGATTCAGAGAAAATAAGGAACTGATAAATCTGTTTATCAGTGATGATGAATCGTTAATGGGGATGGTGCTTGCATTAGCTGAAGACGCAGATCGTAATGCGGTGATGGATGGGGTCTTAAGTTTAACGGAAGATATAAACCAATCCCAGTTTATAACTACTTACGTTGCAAGTGAAGGTGCGGTTTCTTATTTCATAGACAAAATAATGAAAAGAGATTTTTCAATTCTTTTACCTATATGCTTCCTTGTAGTTTCCTTTCTGTTATATAACGTATTCAAACGTAAACTATTTGTCGTAGCAGCCCTTTCGGTAAATTTTGTTGCTCTCATCTGGACCTTTGGAATACTGGGTCTTACTGGCACCAGTTTTTCTGTTGTAACATCAATTATACCAGTAATCTTATTTCCTATCGGGGTTGCCAATGCAATTCATCTGCTGAGAACATACCTGCGTTTGAAACCACAAAACAAATCAACTTCGGCCGCTCTGAAACAAACATATAGTGAGTTGATAGTGCCTTGCCTTCTCACATCTTTAACTACCAGTACCGGCTTTTTCTCTTTCTCTCTCTCACCAATATCATGGATACGGGTGTTTGGTATCTTTACCGGGCTTGCAGTAATACTTACCTTCCTCTTCAATATGATCCTTATACCGCTCTTTGTATATCATGACATGGAAAAGCCTTTAAAGCAGAGCAATAATGATGCAAAAAAAATTCGTGGTGGAGAATTATGGAATCCATTTATAAGTTTTTCAACTAAAGGCAAATGGCGTTTTGCCCTTTTGCCAGTTATAATAATTTTTATTATAGTCGGTGTATCTAAGGTAAACGTCGAAACTAACTATCTATCAATGCTACCGGCCGATTCCCCATTAAGACAGTCTGACGATTTCATATCTGAACATTTTGGTGGAACAAGGTTTTTTTCAGTGGTCTTAAACAGTGGTGATAAACTTGACTCTAAAGAAAAATGGAGTCAGATCGAATCAATGAGTGAACATATATCCAGCATTGAAGGTGTGGGCACAGTTTCTTCAGTGCTACCGCTTATGAGAAGAGTTTCCATGTTACTTAGCGACAAGCCCTTATCAAATCCGGCCATAGCCTTTATTACCGGTTCCGGTTCACTCTCTGGAAGGCAATTTCAACAGTTTGTAAATAACTGGGTCTCTTCAGACAGAACAAAAGCCCGTCTCTCTGTAACGGCACTGAATATGCCGGGAATAGAAGCTCTTGATATAACTCGGGAGATTGAAAATTATATCTCCTCGGAGTATCCTGACTGGGAGGTATTTATAAGTGGTCCTGCGATACTAAATGAAACCATGGCCAATGTGTTAATAGATACTCAAATCTCAAGCTTACTGCTTACGTTTTTCCCGGTCTTTTTCTGTCTTATAATTCTTTTCCGCTCCTTTAGGGCTGGTATGTTTGCAATCTTTCCTATTATAGTTTCAACCGCCTGCGTTTATGCTATAATGGGTGTGCTTGGGGTAACTATAAATATGGTAACAGTTGTGGTAATGAATACGTGCGTAGGTATAGGAATCGATTATTCGATTCACTTTCTCTCAGGCTACCTCTATTCCAGCAGCAAACTACCATTTAAGGAAGCACTCAGAGAAGCATTAGATCGAAAGGGTACCTCCATCGCTTTTAACACCATTGTTGTTGGAGTCGGTTTTTTAGTCCTGAGTTTTTCTAGTTTTCCCCCGGTCAGGGATTTCGGCATTCTTGTTTTTGTCTCGATGTTTATTAGTGCTGCATTTTCGATTTTGTTTATTACTATATTAATATCTCTTTTCGGTATCAAATCCGGCCCACTTTTTTCAGGAGGTAACCAATGA